The proteins below come from a single Ictalurus punctatus breed USDA103 chromosome 29, Coco_2.0, whole genome shotgun sequence genomic window:
- the LOC128628736 gene encoding CD209 antigen, whose amino-acid sequence MEMSEEIYANAEGTADDGADYSDSEHSYEDVYANEDNLETQRTGSFKQSESSGGDTAWSRCYRVTAVCVVLLCVLLLTAVTVLWIRFNNLTTENNQLQTSYNNLTIERDQLQTSYNTLTIQRDQLQTRYNTLTTENNQLKISYNTLTKERGQLQTRYNTLTTENNQLKISYNTLTKERGQLQTSYNTLTKERGQLQISYNTLTKERDQLQRERDGYRSTLDLCYKGRCFNFDSSVYCMSNEMKNWEKSRQDCRDKGADLVIINSKEEQEFIGKQLGSSRAWIGLSDGAVEGKWKWVDGTPLTTAFWAEREPNNEGEEDCAEIFSLNGNFWNDQKCSNNKHWICERRVSQLEMFLCSSEQEDMVAVIYEIVDNVEGHDPDTQDEDADAHCSMQRARKPVERDQLQTTYNTLTIERDQLQTSYNTLTIERDQLQTSYNTLTIERDQLQKVREELQRLSKQGWIYFSCSFYYISTEEKSWTESRDYCRERGADLVIINNKGEQEFISKILSRRKAWIGLNDRDREGEWKWVDGTPLNTGFWGQSEPNRAAGEEDCVVIHDHTDPVWNWADYPCDVQFIWICEKTVVI is encoded by the exons ATGGAGATGAGTGAGGAGATTTATGCAAATGCAGAAGGTACAGCAGACGACGGAGCTGATTACAGTGACAGTGAGCACTCCTATGAAGatgtttatgcaaatgaggacAATTTGGAGACCCAGAGGACCGGAAGTTTCAAGCAATCTGAGAGCTCAG GAGGAGACACTGCATGGAGCAGGTGTTACAGAgtgactgcagtgtgtgtggtgctgctgTGTGTTCTCCTGCTGACTGCCGTCACGGTGCTGTGGATCCGATTCAACAACCTGACTACAGAAAACaaccagttacagaccagttacaacaacctgactatagagagagaccagttacagaccagttacaacacactgactatacagagagaccagttacagaccaggTACAACACCCTGACTACAGAAAACAACCAGTTAAAGATCAgttacaacaccctgactaaAGAGAGAGGCCAGTTACAGACCAGGTACAACACCCTGACTACAGAAAACAACCAGTTAAAGATCAgttacaacaccctgactaaAGAGAGAGgccagttacagaccagttacaacaccctgactaaAGAGAGAGGCCAGTTACAGATCAgttacaacaccctgactaaagagagagaccagttacagagggagagagatggatacCGGAGTACACTTGATCTGTGTT ataaagGGAGGTGTTTCAACTTCGACTCCAGTGTTTACTGCATGTCTAATGAAATGAAGAACTGGGAGAAGAGCAGACAGGACTGCAGGGACAAAGGAGCAGACCTGGTGATCATAAACAGCAAGGAggaacag GAGTTCATCGGTAAACAGCTGGGCAGCAGTCGGGCTTGGATTGGTCTGAGTGACGGAGCTGTAGAGGGAAAGTGGAAATGGGTGGACggtacaccactgaccactgc GTTCTGGGCTGAACGGGAACCGAATAATGAAGGTGAGGAGGACTGTGCTGAGATTTTCAGTTTAAATGGGAACTTCTGGAATGACCAGAAAtgttctaataataaacactggaTCTGTGAGAGACGTGTTTCTCA ATTAGAGATGTTTCTGTGTTCTTCTGAGCAAGAGGATATGGTAGCAGTTATCTATGAGATTGTAGACAATGTTGAAGGTCACGACCCCGACACACAGGATGAAGACGCTGACGCG CACTGTAGCATGCAGCGTGCTCGGAAACCAGTAGAGAGAGACCAATTACAAACCActtacaacaccctgactatagagagagaccagttacagaccagttacaacaccctgactatagagagagaccagttacagaccagttacaacaccctgactatagagagagaccagttacagaagGTTAGAGAGGAACTCCAGAGGCTTTCTAAACAGG gatggatttattttagcTGTAGTTTTTACTACATCTCTACAGAGGAGAAGAGCTGGACTGAGAGCAGAGActactgcagagagagaggagcagacCTGGTGATCATAAACAACAAAGGggaacag GAGTTCATCAGTAAAATCCTGAGCAGAAGAAAAGCTTGGATTGGACTgaatgacagagacagagagggcgAGTGGAAGTGGGTGGACGGTACACCGCTGAACACTGG GTTCTGGGGACAAAGCGAACCCAACCGTGCTGCAGGGGAAGAGGACTGTGTTGTAATTCATGATCACACTGATCCTGTCTGGAACTGGGCTGATTATCCGTGTGATGTTCAGTTTATTTGGATCTGTGAGAAGACAGTCGTTATCTGA